A window from Setaria italica strain Yugu1 chromosome VIII, Setaria_italica_v2.0, whole genome shotgun sequence encodes these proteins:
- the LOC101762270 gene encoding uncharacterized protein LOC101762270, translating into MAAYCNEVRKLKDKFDGLELNHVARRFDEAADELAKVASDQKPIPDDVFVSDQYKPSIRYQEPGRVGNASPVPDSGADLGEVGNAPPVLDSEANPSDPEVMEIDANPAKGPDPLPDWRALYLNYLIRETLLANKTKELYKRSYTSILQRCIPIKRGNALIQDIHAGACGHHAAPRTLVGNTFRQGFYWPTAVANATHAALQTIPISWPFAVWGLDLVGPFKKVPGGFTHLLVAVDKFSKWIEARLVTQIKSKQAEF; encoded by the exons atggcagcctactgcaacgaagtcCGCAAGCTCAAAGACAAGTTTGAtggactagagctcaaccacgttgCAAGGCGTTTCGATGAAGCGGCTGACGAACTGGCGAAGGTGGCATCCGACCAAAAGCCCATCCCCGACGACGTCTTCGTCAGTGACCAATACAAGCCCTCGATACGTTACCAGGAACCGGGAAGGGTCGGCAACGCGTcacctgtcccggactcggGCGCGGACCTAGGCGAGGTCGGCAATGCTCCACCTGTCCTGGACTCGGAAGCCAACCCCTCcgaccccgaggtcatggagatcgatgcGAACCCAGCAAAGGGGCCTGACCCCCTGCCTGATTGGAGAGCCTTGTACCTCaactacctcatccgcgagacGCTCCTGGCAAACAAGACGAAG gagctctacaagcggagcTACACcagcatcctccagcgctgcatcccgatcaaGCGGGGAAATGCGCTGATTCAGGACATCCATGCCGGAGCTTGTGGCCACCACGcggcgccaagaaccctcgttgggaACACCTTCCggcagggcttctactggccgacggcggtcgccaACGCCACCCACGCG gcactccagaccatccccatctcGTGGCCCTTCGCAGTCTGGGGTCTGGACCttgtcgggcccttcaagaaagtgCCCGGGGGCTTTACCCActtgcttgtcgccgtcgacaagttctccaagtggatcgaggcacgacTGGTCACGCAAATCAAGTCCAAGcaagcg GAATTTTGA